A single genomic interval of Alistipes provencensis harbors:
- a CDS encoding fimbrial protein — protein sequence MKKRTISLLCGLLAIACSPDLHDENSVLENNRQQAEMSVEVQVSGTMISTRSTASAEERAVTSYDIYVFDVTTDALQYYKQGIVPAEPEKIAGTHNYRIGSEQIVLPTSGQKHVFVLGNAGSSVTLPTLVTLDEATESVPATALNDFRNGVVVTPAGSKAPAAPFVMAGTTFIASAANARVPVCLARTVAKISLRNTLPGEIVLSDVSVSGASASVYPFVKTISVDLPTADYTAAADPAAGEEAGAFYLLPATANQTAVTVKGTLSGSDFVCKTTLASTLYADYDYKLTLRNRGGEVTAVLSPDFSGAAEVDAIQITGEWLSDKNTVTLPFTPEPNYGFTIGYILNVDGSAEIGTISEDWYDAVIVKEGTIRIRTLKENPGEDRTASFAVNAGGATCNVKVVQQGLAGIKTIKFGDLEWMDRSIGATLRASQAFANDVRSFGYLYQWGRTMPFPATGEVETVSAQMTPAEALASPAFIAYTGETQDWNSQGVEGSFDQYWESVTTNPCPAGWRLPTYEELAGVMLYRNNALIFANGQQKAAEILPNGVTHPYVGFGSGAITKDTETMFHSGIKQKGTANAWYVRYLWINKGGTQTTTPPSYTKTHEKDGQNYMTGGENILRIDRLKADASADFTAAANARNFWTEHETDPGVETLVFPCGGRRDATGTVVESNNAAFYWSRSMFTGGDNQYSKTATTYASGLLYFRPAGRYMFLYAPAIGTAQVHADTEDLGYRNQAMQIRCVKEK from the coding sequence ATGAAAAAACGAACCATAAGCCTCCTTTGCGGGCTCCTCGCCATAGCCTGTTCACCCGACCTGCACGACGAGAACAGTGTATTGGAGAACAACCGGCAACAGGCCGAGATGAGCGTCGAGGTGCAGGTCAGCGGTACGATGATCTCGACCCGCTCGACCGCTTCGGCCGAAGAACGGGCCGTCACAAGTTACGACATCTATGTTTTCGACGTCACGACCGATGCCCTGCAATACTACAAGCAGGGAATCGTCCCCGCGGAACCGGAGAAGATCGCCGGAACGCACAACTACCGCATCGGCAGCGAGCAGATCGTGCTTCCGACCTCGGGACAGAAGCACGTCTTCGTGCTGGGCAACGCAGGCAGCAGCGTCACGCTTCCGACGCTCGTCACGCTCGACGAAGCGACCGAGAGCGTCCCGGCCACGGCGCTCAACGATTTCCGCAACGGCGTCGTCGTGACCCCGGCCGGCTCCAAAGCCCCGGCAGCCCCCTTCGTCATGGCCGGCACGACCTTCATCGCCAGTGCCGCCAACGCCCGTGTGCCGGTATGTCTGGCCCGCACCGTCGCCAAAATTTCGCTGCGCAACACGCTTCCCGGCGAGATCGTCCTCTCGGATGTCTCCGTTTCGGGAGCCTCGGCGAGCGTCTATCCTTTCGTAAAGACCATTTCGGTCGATCTGCCGACCGCCGACTACACCGCAGCAGCCGATCCCGCTGCCGGCGAGGAGGCCGGGGCCTTCTACCTGCTGCCGGCGACAGCCAACCAAACGGCCGTCACGGTGAAAGGCACCCTTTCGGGCAGCGATTTCGTCTGCAAGACCACGCTCGCCAGCACCCTCTACGCCGACTACGACTACAAACTGACGCTCCGCAACCGGGGCGGGGAGGTGACGGCCGTGCTGTCGCCCGATTTCAGCGGTGCGGCCGAAGTGGACGCCATCCAGATCACGGGCGAATGGCTTTCGGACAAGAACACCGTGACGCTGCCTTTCACGCCCGAACCGAACTACGGCTTCACGATCGGCTATATCCTCAACGTCGACGGCTCAGCCGAGATCGGGACCATATCGGAAGACTGGTACGACGCCGTCATCGTCAAGGAGGGCACCATCCGTATCCGCACGCTGAAAGAGAACCCCGGCGAGGACCGGACGGCCTCGTTCGCCGTCAATGCCGGCGGTGCGACCTGCAATGTCAAGGTCGTCCAGCAGGGTCTCGCAGGCATCAAGACAATCAAGTTCGGCGATCTGGAATGGATGGACCGTTCGATCGGCGCCACGCTCAGGGCCTCGCAGGCCTTTGCCAACGATGTGCGCAGTTTCGGCTACCTCTACCAGTGGGGCCGCACGATGCCCTTCCCCGCAACCGGCGAGGTGGAGACCGTATCGGCACAGATGACCCCCGCAGAGGCTCTCGCCAGCCCGGCATTCATCGCCTACACGGGCGAAACGCAGGACTGGAATTCGCAGGGCGTCGAAGGCTCCTTCGACCAATACTGGGAATCCGTCACGACGAATCCCTGCCCCGCCGGATGGCGGCTGCCGACCTACGAGGAACTGGCCGGTGTCATGCTCTATCGCAACAATGCCCTGATCTTCGCAAACGGCCAGCAAAAAGCAGCCGAAATACTGCCGAACGGAGTGACGCACCCCTATGTAGGCTTCGGATCGGGAGCCATCACGAAGGATACGGAGACCATGTTCCACTCCGGCATCAAACAAAAGGGTACGGCCAACGCCTGGTACGTCCGCTATCTGTGGATCAATAAAGGCGGCACGCAGACCACGACGCCGCCCTCTTACACCAAAACCCATGAGAAAGACGGACAGAATTACATGACCGGCGGCGAAAATATCCTGCGCATCGACCGGCTCAAAGCCGACGCTTCGGCTGACTTCACAGCGGCGGCGAATGCCCGGAATTTCTGGACGGAGCATGAGACCGATCCCGGCGTGGAGACGCTGGTATTCCCCTGCGGCGGACGCCGCGATGCCACCGGAACCGTCGTGGAATCGAACAACGCCGCATTCTACTGGTCACGCTCGATGTTCACGGGCGGGGACAATCAATATTCGAAGACAGCCACAACCTATGCTTCGGGACTGCTCTATTTCCGTCCGGCGGGCCGTTATATGTTCCTATACGCTCCAGCCATCGGCACGGCCCAAGTTCATGCCGACACCGAAGACCTCGGCTACCGCAATCAAGCGATGCAGATCCGCTGCGTGAAAGAAAAATAA
- a CDS encoding FadR/GntR family transcriptional regulator → MEVLKLDNRNTTLVDSVEESLIRFFKEKGLRPGSSIPNEIELAASLGVGRPVLREALSRFKMTGMIVSRTKKGMVLGEPSLLGGMKRCINPLLMNESTLRDILEFRIALEIGISNNIFSNLTPQDIEELEQIVEMSQVIGNNKYAPISEHRFHTKLYEITGNRIISEFQDIIYPVLDFVKEKYRDFFEPIEQELIQNSELVTHHHLLEYIKRGDLEGYKHAIVEHFKLYTIYLERHKR, encoded by the coding sequence ATGGAGGTACTGAAACTGGACAACCGCAATACTACGCTCGTCGACAGCGTCGAAGAGAGTTTGATTCGCTTCTTCAAGGAGAAGGGCCTGCGCCCGGGCAGCAGCATCCCCAACGAGATCGAGCTGGCCGCATCGCTGGGTGTCGGGCGTCCGGTTCTGCGCGAAGCGCTGAGCCGTTTCAAGATGACCGGCATGATCGTTTCACGCACCAAGAAAGGGATGGTTCTGGGCGAACCCTCGCTGCTCGGCGGCATGAAGCGCTGCATCAATCCGCTGTTGATGAACGAATCGACGCTGCGGGACATTCTGGAGTTCCGCATCGCGCTCGAAATCGGCATCAGCAACAACATCTTCAGCAACCTCACCCCGCAGGACATCGAAGAACTGGAGCAGATCGTCGAAATGAGCCAAGTGATCGGCAACAACAAATACGCGCCCATCAGCGAGCATCGTTTCCATACGAAGCTCTATGAAATCACGGGCAACCGCATCATCTCGGAGTTTCAGGACATCATCTACCCGGTGCTGGATTTCGTCAAGGAGAAGTACCGTGATTTCTTCGAACCCATCGAGCAGGAACTTATCCAGAACAGCGAGCTGGTCACCCACCACCATCTGTTAGAATACATCAAACGCGGCGACCTCGAAGGTTACAAACATGCCATCGTCGAGCATTTCAAGCTCTACACGATCTACCTCGAACGCCACAAACGGTAA
- a CDS encoding sialidase family protein, with translation MKTRILNLLLPVLALTAAACGDSFEFGTPTHDLDEGTDLSAGTTQVLWKNKGAVYPTKRIHNFRIPGLVRTPHKLIAFCEAREETGSTNKDGGDIDLVYRVSTDDGQTWGPSQVLFDDEDNTCGNACAVWTESGRLVVFCCWARTGTTEAKFKSNYFSFEESQRYHNHVVSFYSDDEGATWSGPFKHFTEGRNSNPDRYLWTGFFKAGPGHAIQLKTGEHKGRILVGCDHKYQVFGGTAVPADSEDENYYGSHVAYSDDNGESWHMLELDEELHYGNECVPVELSDGRIYLDMRSTGAYKNQRGWSVSGDGGITWSRYTPNPLRTDPGCQGSIVNYNTNGVPSSVILASSNNSTGRDHLSIRASLDDCATWKTDVYQITEGKSGYSDLVVFDDGSVGVLYENGTSVYREQISFRRIPAATIAKYINE, from the coding sequence ATGAAAACCAGAATACTGAACCTCCTGCTTCCCGTGCTGGCCCTGACGGCCGCCGCTTGCGGCGACTCCTTCGAATTCGGCACGCCGACCCACGATCTCGACGAAGGGACCGACCTTTCGGCCGGGACGACACAGGTGCTGTGGAAAAACAAGGGAGCCGTCTATCCCACCAAGCGCATCCATAACTTCCGCATCCCGGGACTGGTCCGGACCCCGCACAAACTGATCGCTTTCTGCGAGGCCCGCGAAGAGACCGGCTCGACCAACAAGGACGGCGGCGACATCGACTTGGTCTACCGGGTCTCGACCGACGACGGTCAGACATGGGGCCCCTCACAGGTATTGTTCGACGACGAGGACAACACCTGCGGAAACGCCTGCGCCGTCTGGACCGAAAGCGGCCGTCTGGTGGTCTTCTGCTGCTGGGCGCGCACCGGAACCACCGAAGCGAAATTCAAAAGCAACTACTTTTCGTTCGAAGAGTCGCAGCGGTATCACAACCATGTAGTGAGCTTTTACTCCGACGACGAGGGCGCAACCTGGTCGGGCCCGTTCAAGCACTTCACCGAGGGCCGCAATTCGAACCCCGACCGCTACCTGTGGACAGGCTTCTTCAAAGCGGGTCCCGGACACGCCATTCAGTTGAAAACCGGCGAGCACAAGGGACGCATCCTCGTCGGCTGCGACCACAAATATCAGGTATTCGGCGGAACGGCCGTACCCGCGGATTCGGAGGATGAAAACTACTACGGTTCGCACGTCGCCTATTCCGACGACAACGGCGAGAGCTGGCATATGCTCGAACTCGACGAGGAGCTGCATTACGGCAACGAATGCGTGCCGGTCGAGCTGTCCGACGGCCGCATCTATCTCGACATGCGCAGCACGGGAGCCTACAAAAACCAGCGCGGCTGGAGCGTCAGCGGCGACGGCGGCATCACATGGAGCCGTTATACGCCGAACCCGCTGCGCACGGACCCGGGATGCCAAGGGTCGATCGTAAACTACAATACGAACGGCGTTCCTTCATCCGTCATCTTAGCCAGCAGCAACAACAGTACGGGACGCGACCATCTTTCGATTCGGGCCAGTCTGGACGACTGCGCCACATGGAAAACGGATGTTTACCAGATTACCGAAGGCAAGTCCGGCTATTCGGATCTGGTCGTCTTCGACGACGGCAGTGTCGGCGTACTCTATGAAAACGGGACATCGGTTTACCGCGAGCAGATCTCGTTCCGCAGGATTCCGGCAGCCACGATCGCAAAATATATCAACGAATAA
- a CDS encoding calcineurin-like phosphoesterase C-terminal domain-containing protein gives MKKLLLLTALCAVWCAQAQKPNIVGRVTCQGKPVAGVIVSDGELVVRTDSDGHYEMSSSKPCGYVFMSIPGGYETAADGLIPRFFGYTTHCDLDVIDFQLEKRRNDNFTLFVSTDTHLRGDPEELDLPQFRKWYLPDISREIERTKGPVYSLHLGDMTTDIMWHRNDFALRKYLDVMKTYPSPVFHIPGNHDNERFVDPAVPDAQWDSIAQRPYRQIIGPNYYSFNLGKVHFVMLDNTIVRKGALKNGRRPSRNDYRLDERQLRWLGRDLETVGSDTPLVVCMHVPVADWTGIGSDGTPEFSARENQRAMHDQLMPLLARFDDVRLLTGHNHRFINIPLTDRIFQHTLVSASAVSWKINGPESRLVSEDGSPGGYLILRYRGGRADWQFKPNGYRADRNQFRVYDLNQVPEEFGGQPGSNRCLINVYNWDERWTVRVRENGRDLKVEQVWAKDPLYILIRRDALPTRPTAFRAVANPHMFSVEASAPDTPLEVTVTDRFGRKYRQTVRRPKRFDWQTE, from the coding sequence ATGAAAAAACTGCTCCTTTTAACCGCACTTTGCGCCGTCTGGTGCGCGCAGGCGCAAAAGCCCAATATCGTGGGCCGGGTCACCTGCCAAGGGAAACCCGTCGCCGGAGTCATCGTCTCGGACGGCGAACTGGTCGTCCGGACCGATTCCGACGGACATTATGAAATGTCCTCCTCGAAACCCTGCGGATATGTGTTCATGTCCATCCCCGGAGGTTACGAAACGGCCGCCGACGGCCTGATCCCGCGTTTTTTCGGTTACACGACCCATTGCGACCTCGACGTGATCGATTTCCAGCTCGAAAAACGCCGTAACGACAACTTCACGCTCTTCGTCTCGACCGACACCCACCTTCGGGGCGACCCTGAGGAGCTCGACCTGCCGCAGTTCCGCAAATGGTACCTGCCCGACATTTCGCGCGAAATCGAGCGCACCAAAGGTCCGGTCTATTCGCTCCATCTGGGCGACATGACCACCGACATCATGTGGCACAGGAACGACTTCGCGCTGCGCAAGTACCTCGACGTGATGAAAACCTATCCCTCGCCCGTCTTCCACATCCCGGGCAACCACGACAACGAGCGGTTCGTCGATCCGGCGGTCCCCGACGCGCAATGGGACAGCATCGCGCAGCGCCCTTACCGCCAGATCATCGGTCCGAACTACTACTCGTTCAACCTCGGGAAGGTGCATTTCGTCATGCTCGACAACACCATCGTCCGTAAGGGAGCGCTCAAAAACGGCAGGCGTCCCTCCCGCAACGACTACCGGCTCGACGAACGCCAGCTCCGCTGGCTGGGCCGCGATCTGGAAACCGTCGGCAGCGACACTCCGCTCGTCGTCTGCATGCATGTACCCGTCGCCGACTGGACGGGCATCGGCAGCGACGGCACCCCCGAATTCTCGGCCAGAGAGAACCAGCGGGCCATGCACGACCAGCTCATGCCGCTGCTGGCGCGGTTCGACGACGTGCGGCTGCTGACGGGGCACAACCACCGATTCATCAACATCCCGCTGACCGACCGCATTTTCCAGCACACACTCGTCTCGGCCTCGGCCGTGTCGTGGAAGATCAACGGCCCCGAAAGCCGGCTGGTGAGCGAAGACGGTTCTCCCGGCGGCTATCTGATCCTGCGTTACCGAGGCGGCCGCGCCGACTGGCAGTTCAAACCCAACGGCTACCGGGCCGACCGCAACCAGTTCCGCGTCTACGACCTGAACCAGGTCCCCGAGGAGTTCGGCGGCCAACCGGGCAGCAACCGCTGCCTGATCAACGTCTACAACTGGGACGAACGATGGACGGTGCGCGTGCGCGAGAACGGACGCGACCTGAAAGTCGAGCAGGTGTGGGCCAAAGACCCGCTCTATATCCTGATCCGCCGCGACGCGCTTCCCACGCGCCCCACGGCCTTCCGCGCCGTGGCCAACCCGCACATGTTCTCGGTCGAAGCCTCGGCCCCGGACACACCGCTCGAAGTGACCGTCACGGACCGCTTCGGCCGCAAATACCGCCAAACGGTCCGACGCCCCAAGCGATTCGACTGGCAGACGGAATGA
- a CDS encoding sialidase family protein: MKQTLRSLVGGVMLLGMMPAAEAAAASTAAGESGGSVRNSASAAPVVSEAVTVYAEGEKGYAGFRIPVVIRTNDGALIAFAEARRNDKRDSGDIDLVMRRSEDDGHTWGPITTVWDDDGNTCGNPAPAVLDGGRIVMLATWNRGCDRERQIEQRTSVDTRRVFVLRSEDHGRTWSRPEEITSGVKDPDWTWYATGPCHAIVKRRAPHKGRIVVPANHKRLENGGHVESYSQLLYSDDEGLTWQSGAVSQRGGNESTVAELADGSLLLNMRHYERGDSLRLYAVSRDGGTSWNVQGEHSELVEPRCQGSLLNLTHGGRPTRRLLFCNPHDARRRRNLSLCESRDNGRTWRHLTTVCPGPSAYSDLVRLDRNRVGVLYENGDADDLYRRISFTVVTLRP, encoded by the coding sequence ATGAAACAGACTTTGCGAAGCCTTGTCGGGGGAGTCATGCTCCTCGGCATGATGCCGGCCGCCGAAGCGGCAGCCGCATCCACCGCCGCCGGAGAGTCCGGCGGGTCCGTCCGCAACTCCGCATCCGCCGCTCCCGTCGTCAGCGAAGCGGTCACGGTCTATGCCGAAGGCGAGAAAGGCTATGCGGGATTCCGGATTCCGGTCGTCATCCGCACGAACGACGGCGCACTGATCGCCTTCGCCGAAGCGCGCCGGAACGACAAACGCGACAGCGGCGACATCGACCTCGTGATGCGCCGTTCGGAGGACGACGGGCACACATGGGGCCCGATCACGACGGTCTGGGACGACGACGGCAACACCTGCGGCAATCCGGCTCCCGCGGTTCTCGACGGCGGACGGATCGTCATGCTTGCGACGTGGAACCGCGGCTGCGACCGCGAGCGGCAGATCGAACAGCGCACGAGCGTCGATACGCGGCGTGTTTTCGTGCTCCGCTCCGAAGACCATGGCAGAACATGGAGCCGTCCCGAAGAGATCACCTCCGGAGTCAAGGACCCCGACTGGACTTGGTACGCCACCGGTCCATGCCACGCCATCGTCAAACGCCGCGCTCCCCACAAAGGACGTATCGTCGTACCGGCCAACCACAAACGGCTGGAAAACGGCGGCCATGTCGAATCCTATTCGCAACTGCTCTATTCCGACGACGAGGGCCTCACATGGCAGTCAGGGGCTGTTTCGCAGCGCGGTGGGAACGAAAGCACAGTCGCCGAACTCGCAGACGGCTCGCTGCTGCTGAACATGCGGCATTACGAACGCGGCGACAGCCTCCGACTTTACGCCGTGAGCCGCGACGGCGGGACAAGCTGGAACGTCCAAGGCGAACATTCCGAATTGGTCGAACCCCGCTGTCAGGGAAGTCTGCTTAACCTTACGCACGGCGGCCGTCCCACCCGGAGACTGCTCTTCTGCAACCCCCACGACGCGCGCCGGCGCCGCAACCTTTCGCTGTGCGAGAGCCGCGACAACGGCCGGACATGGCGGCATTTGACAACCGTCTGCCCCGGACCGTCGGCCTATTCCGATCTGGTTCGGCTTGACCGCAACCGCGTAGGCGTGCTCTATGAAAACGGCGACGCCGACGACCTCTACCGCCGCATCTCATTCACCGTCGTTACGCTCCGCCCATGA
- a CDS encoding arylsulfatase: MNPRTLLLPAALTAAGTALAQPAQTPPNIVIILADDLGFSDPGCFGGEIETPVLNRLAAEGLRLTQLYNSGRSCPSRACLLTGLYPHRVGIGEMVRDHREAWPEGYRGYRQDNNLTIAEALRSAGYHTAMAGKWHMGKTHTPVDCGFDDFYGFLNGAMTYWNPERYVRLPETAPRREYARGEFYATDVITDYAIDFAARARELHKPLFLHVSYNAPHFPLQAPRERIDHYMEIYLKGWDAIREERETRLRRLGLLSDEEQAAERGVVPASQFIDRTRPIPAWVELPEEQQHDLARRMAIYAAMVDIMDRNIGRLVEALRDNGQLENTLLLFLSDNGACAEWHEFGFDGRSGTNYHIHTVDELAGMGQPGTYHHYGTGWANVCCAPFRLYKHFAHEGGISSPSILWWGGRVKRPGGIDHQPCHLIDIMATCLDAAGTEYPAQYEGRRLAPAEGISLLPLAEGRRLPVRPIFAEHEGNRMVRLGRWKLVASYYKGQRWELYDIAHDRTEQHDLSAQHPRRVARMAQLYFQWADANGVLPYPQLMNEYGGQQMKIYNER; encoded by the coding sequence ATGAATCCCCGCACGCTCCTCCTCCCGGCCGCGCTGACCGCCGCCGGAACAGCATTGGCCCAACCCGCGCAGACGCCGCCCAACATCGTCATCATCCTTGCCGACGACCTCGGTTTTTCCGATCCGGGATGCTTCGGAGGCGAAATCGAAACACCCGTACTGAATCGGCTGGCGGCTGAAGGCCTGCGGCTCACGCAGCTCTACAATTCGGGGCGAAGCTGCCCCTCGCGGGCCTGCCTGCTGACGGGACTCTACCCCCATCGGGTAGGTATCGGCGAAATGGTGCGCGACCACCGGGAAGCGTGGCCCGAAGGCTACCGGGGCTATCGCCAAGACAACAACCTCACCATCGCCGAGGCGCTCCGCTCGGCCGGCTATCATACCGCCATGGCAGGCAAATGGCACATGGGAAAGACACATACCCCCGTCGACTGCGGCTTCGACGATTTTTACGGATTCCTCAACGGCGCCATGACCTACTGGAATCCCGAACGTTACGTCCGGCTGCCCGAAACGGCGCCCCGGCGGGAATATGCCCGGGGCGAATTTTACGCCACGGACGTCATCACCGACTACGCCATCGACTTCGCGGCCCGGGCGCGCGAACTGCACAAACCGCTCTTCCTGCATGTGTCGTACAACGCCCCGCATTTCCCGCTGCAGGCGCCCCGCGAACGTATCGATCATTACATGGAAATCTACCTGAAAGGCTGGGATGCGATCCGGGAGGAGCGCGAAACGCGTTTGCGCCGTCTGGGCCTGCTGTCCGACGAAGAGCAGGCCGCCGAACGGGGCGTAGTGCCGGCAAGTCAGTTCATCGACCGCACACGGCCGATCCCGGCATGGGTAGAACTCCCGGAAGAACAGCAGCACGATTTGGCGCGCCGCATGGCCATCTATGCGGCCATGGTCGACATCATGGACCGCAATATCGGACGCCTCGTCGAAGCGCTGCGCGACAACGGGCAGTTGGAAAACACGCTCCTGCTCTTTCTCTCGGACAACGGAGCCTGTGCCGAATGGCACGAATTCGGATTCGACGGTCGCAGCGGCACGAACTACCACATCCACACTGTCGACGAACTCGCCGGCATGGGACAGCCCGGAACCTACCACCACTACGGCACCGGCTGGGCCAATGTCTGCTGCGCTCCGTTCCGCCTCTACAAACATTTCGCACACGAGGGCGGGATCTCGTCTCCGAGTATTCTGTGGTGGGGCGGCCGGGTGAAACGCCCGGGCGGCATCGACCACCAGCCCTGCCATCTCATCGACATCATGGCCACCTGCCTCGACGCCGCAGGAACCGAATATCCCGCGCAGTACGAAGGACGCCGTCTGGCACCGGCCGAGGGCATTTCGCTCCTGCCCCTTGCCGAAGGGCGGCGGCTGCCCGTCCGTCCGATCTTCGCCGAACACGAGGGGAACCGTATGGTGCGTCTCGGACGGTGGAAACTCGTAGCTTCCTATTACAAGGGGCAGCGCTGGGAACTCTACGACATTGCGCACGACCGCACTGAACAGCACGACCTTTCGGCCCAGCATCCGCGCAGGGTCGCACGGATGGCGCAACTCTATTTCCAGTGGGCCGACGCAAACGGCGTACTGCCCTATCCGCAGTTGATGAACGAATACGGCGGACAGCAGATGAAGATTTACAACGAGCGGTAA
- a CDS encoding RagB/SusD family nutrient uptake outer membrane protein — protein MKNRLIQLVLLAAVSAGSASCLGDMDIIQKSKITTSNMWLDEGDATGALYGMYHQFRASFQTAMIYWGDYRAGTFANGAGGSGSADKMFNNALDSSETKGTNWGSSYTTINNANLILRHVPGIAFSDETRKNLILANAHFVRAYTYYNIVRVWGDAPLLLEGFESSDSDLQPSRSDAALIYEQVARDIDDALRLMPASAADCTIATRSAVQMLKADYNLWLYQTREGGDDALTAADEALAEVFKDSRLDLIGSYADIFDITKKNNAEIILTLHFGQGEYEGGYASTYLIPQTRFHSASEHIETHVKLMTSDDQRFIFSPSLVELLYKDERDTRTPVSYGDWTDEEEGYRYTWVNKFAGKWADNKRYFISDLPLYRYAEALLFKAEIENERGNVPTALEYLNRVAKRAYGIDNYYASSDYHSFKESLMTEYLKEFAGEGKSWWNYIRLGYAFTKIESLRGRQNETNILLWPITTACMNENPNIRQTVGYN, from the coding sequence ATGAAAAACAGACTCATACAACTCGTGCTGCTCGCCGCGGTCTCAGCGGGTTCCGCTTCGTGCCTAGGCGACATGGACATCATCCAGAAAAGCAAGATCACGACTTCGAACATGTGGCTCGACGAAGGCGACGCCACGGGAGCCCTCTACGGCATGTACCACCAGTTCCGCGCATCGTTCCAGACCGCCATGATCTACTGGGGCGACTACCGGGCCGGAACCTTCGCCAACGGAGCCGGCGGCTCGGGATCGGCCGACAAAATGTTCAACAACGCACTCGACAGCAGCGAAACCAAAGGCACCAACTGGGGATCGAGCTACACGACGATCAACAACGCCAACCTCATCCTGCGCCATGTGCCGGGTATCGCGTTCTCGGACGAAACCCGGAAGAATCTCATTCTGGCCAACGCCCACTTCGTGCGCGCCTACACCTATTACAACATCGTCCGCGTATGGGGCGACGCACCGCTGCTTCTGGAGGGTTTCGAGTCGAGCGACAGCGACCTGCAACCTTCGCGCAGCGACGCGGCACTGATCTACGAACAGGTCGCCCGCGACATCGACGATGCACTCCGCCTGATGCCCGCATCGGCCGCCGACTGCACCATCGCCACCCGCAGTGCCGTCCAGATGCTCAAAGCCGACTACAATCTCTGGCTCTACCAGACCCGCGAAGGGGGTGACGACGCCCTCACGGCCGCCGACGAAGCTCTGGCCGAGGTGTTCAAGGATTCACGGCTCGACCTGATCGGCTCCTATGCCGACATCTTCGACATCACGAAAAAGAACAATGCCGAAATCATCCTCACACTCCACTTCGGGCAGGGCGAGTATGAAGGTGGCTATGCCAGCACCTACCTCATCCCGCAAACCCGCTTCCATTCGGCCAGCGAGCATATCGAAACGCATGTCAAACTGATGACCTCCGACGACCAGCGTTTCATCTTCTCGCCGAGCCTCGTGGAACTGCTCTACAAGGACGAACGCGACACCCGCACCCCGGTCAGCTACGGCGACTGGACTGATGAAGAGGAGGGTTACCGCTACACATGGGTCAACAAGTTCGCCGGCAAGTGGGCCGACAACAAGCGCTACTTCATCTCCGACCTGCCGCTCTACCGCTATGCCGAAGCGCTGCTCTTCAAGGCCGAGATCGAGAACGAACGGGGCAACGTCCCGACGGCGCTCGAATACCTCAACCGCGTCGCCAAGCGGGCCTACGGCATCGACAACTATTATGCCTCCTCAGATTACCACAGTTTCAAGGAGTCGCTGATGACCGAGTATCTGAAAGAGTTCGCCGGCGAAGGCAAGAGCTGGTGGAACTACATCCGTCTGGGCTACGCCTTCACGAAGATCGAATCGCTCCGCGGCCGCCAGAACGAGACCAACATCCTGCTGTGGCCCATCACGACCGCCTGCATGAACGAAAATCCGAATATCCGTCAAACGGTAGGTTACAACTAA